From Candidatus Binataceae bacterium:
GGCTTGAGCCCGTCGACCAACATCTACGAGCCGCTCTGGCGTATTTGGGGCGTCTTGCTTGGTGACTTTGTCGTGGCGGTAGTCTTCTTTAGCCTGTGGCCGGAATACGCCGGTAACTCCCTGTTACCGAGACTGAAAAAAGTCATCGCCAATACGCTCGCCTTAGCCCCCGGCGGGTCAGCTTCGAGCAGCGAGGACCTAATCCTGAGGACCAACTCTGAAACGATGCGCGTGCTGACGGAGTTCCTCGAGATCGCCGATGATGCGCGGATGGAAGGACGCACCTGCGCCGTCTACCATGATGGGATCGTCGAAGCGGCCGGAACTCTGCGCCGGATTTCGAACCGGCTGTCCTCGATCGCGTCAGCGCGGGTTCTTATTCAAATGCCGCACCTCGACCCCCTCACAGAGTCAGCGCGCGAGCGGGTCTTCGACGCGATGCGCGGGCGGCTTGATTCGTGGCTGGATTTCTACAGCGGGCCTGAATGCTTCAACGCTGCCGCTGCTCGGGCGATCGCGCAGAAACATTCAGCCGATGATTTGGCCGAACCGCTCAACGCGTTCAGTTCATACCTGGAGGAGGGAGGGTTCGCGCGATTGGGGTCGTGGCCGCTCGAACCGCGCCGCACGATGCTCGCGGAACTGCAGTTGATGCGACGACTGGAGGTTCTATTCTCTGAGCTGAATCGGTATCTGGCCGATGTTCCCGGGCCCGCCGACACGGTTCGCGCATCGTGACTTCGGTGTAATCCGTCGCAATACGCGAAGCGTCTCATTCTTCGGTCCGGACTATTCTTGCTGATTCGGCTGAGTTGCCTTAAATTTTCGTTCGTAGGATCGTGGCCAGACGGCGTTTGGTCGTGGATTCGATACCGGAAGCTGGCTCAGTTGTGTAGGTGCTGAGCGTTCCCTGTGATTCTGCTTGGTCGAGCAGACAGTTCGGCGCGGCAAGGCGATGTGACATTCCAATGCTGTGACCGCAGTCTCCTCCAGAAACTAAGCTGGGTTTTACGCCAGCGCGATCTAAATACGATTGGAGGCAAGCATCGTGAGCGCAGTCACAGAGCCCATACCTTTTGCCGGCTCGACACTTAACGAATACCGTCACGTCTGCGCTTTTTTCAGTTCCGGCCAGGAAGAATACGAGACGCTGCTGCCATTCGTGCTCGACGGTTTTCAGCGCGGTGAGCGCGCCTTTCATGTGCTGCGCTCCGAACACCGCGAACCCCATCTGGAACGGCTTCGCAATGTTGGGGTCGATACCGCCGCTGCGCAGCTTCAGCGCCAACTGGGAGTTGCTGCTGTTGAGGACACTTACCTCCGGGGCGGACGTTTCGACCCCGATGCGATGCTGGCGCTGATTCAAGAGGTGCTGCACGAGGGGAGAACGCTGGGCTTTCCTCTCACTCGCTTAGTCGCCCACGTTGCGGACAGAATCCTCGAGGACTGGTCTAACGCTGAAGAGTGGATCAAATATGAAGCGCGGTTGAATGAGGTGCTGCCGGCGTTCGATGACCCGGTCATCTGCACTTACGATACGAATCTCATTACCGGAACGATCGCCGTGGATGTGTTGCGGACGCACCCGGTGGCGATAGTCGGCGGTTTGCTGTACCAGAATCCGTTTTTCGTATCGCCGCAGGAGATTTTGAGCCAATTTAAAAACTCCGGCAGCGCGTATCGCAGGCCGTAAACAATGATGCGCGGGATGAGACCTGATCTTGTCAATTTCGCTCCACATGAGCTTCTCCCGCGGTTCCAGATCCGCGTCCGCTGACACCAGGCGAGCGGATGGAACCGAGCGGATTCAAAGCCGACCGCCTGCAGGACTGCATCAATGACCTGATGGCTCTCCAGGCGCTCTCCGCAGTATGGAGAGGTCGAGAGATCGACGGGATCGGCGGCACACTGCTCGACGCGCTGATATCCGTACTGCGCCTGGACTTCGTCTATGCGCGCTTGACGGATGCGGCCGCTGGATCGCCTCTCGAAATGGCGCGCTTCGCTCAAGCGCGCGAGCCAATTTTATCTCCGCACGCGCTCGGTCAACTGCTCAGCGATTGTCTCGGAGACGACTGTTACGAATGGCCGTCGCAGGCCTGCCGTCGAATCGAAGGCACGGATTATACGGTGGCAACCTCGCGATTGGGGTTGAGTGGCGAATTCGGGGTGATAGTCGCGGGATGTCAGCGGACGGATTTTCCGCAAGCGACCGAGACCCTGCTTCTCAGTGTCGCGGCGAACCAGGCAGTTGTCGGATTACACGAGGTCCGCGAACGAACTGCTCAAAAGCGCATCGCCGACGATCTGGATCGGCTAGTCGCCGAGCGCACCGCCGAACTGGCCACGCTCGTCGATAGCATTCCGGCCCTGGTAGCCGTCATGACCACGCAAGGCGATGTCGAGTTCATGAACCGGCAGATGCGGGAGTACTTCGGCAGGACGTTGGAAGATTTGAAAGAATGGACCATGGATGGCGCCGTTCATCCTGACGATCGTGAAGACGCCGGCGCTGTCTGGCGGCGCGCTATCGAGACCGGACAGTCGTGTAAATTCGATCACCGCTTGCGGCGCCCCGATGGCGTCTACCAATGGTTTCAGGCCGCCGGGCTGCCGCTGCGAGGTCCCGACGATCGCATCATCCGCTGGTACGTGCTCCTCGCCGATATTCATGAACGCAAAATTGCCGAACAGAGACTGCGTCAGGACGAAGTAGAACTGCGCCAGATTACCGATGCCATCCCGGTCATCGTTCACGTGTTGGACGCGGATGGAACCGTGCTTCATGTCAATCGAGCGGCGTCTGACTACTTCGGTGTCGCTTGGGAGAACGTGCCGGTCACCGACCATCTAACTCGCTTCACGCATCCTGAAGATCTGGAAAAGCAGGATTGGCCGGAGGCGATGGCCCGCGGTCTGCCCTTTGAGCACGAGCTTCGAGCAATAGGAACCGATGGCGTATTTCGCTGGTTTCTGGTTCGCTGCAATCCTTTGCGCGACGAACAGGGACGCGTCATTCGATGGTACGCGACCGGGACCGACATCGAGGACCGCAAGCGAGCTGAAGAGAGAACCCGCAACGAAAATCTGGCGCTACGCGAGGAAGTAACACGCTCCTCGATGTTCGAGGAAATTGTTGGATCCGCTCAACCTCTGCGAATGGTGCTGGCACAAGTCGCCAGAGTCGCTCCCACTCATTCCACCGTTCTGATCTCAGGTGAGACCGGGACCGGAAAGGAGCTGATAGCACGGGCGATCCACAAGCGCTCGAATCGATCGACGCGGCCCTTCATCAGCGTGAACTGCGGCGCCATCCCGCAATCGCTGATCGCCTCCGAACTGTTCGGCCACGAAAGAGGCGCGTTTACTGGCGCGATGCAACGTCGCGCGGGCCGGTTTGAGGCTGCCGACGGAGGAACGATTTTTCTTGATGAAGTCGGCGAGTTGCCCATGGAGGCGCAGATCGCCTTGCTGCGGGTATTGCAGGAGCGGGAATTCGAACGTATCGGAGGCGCCGAAACGCTCAAGGTTGATGTGCGCCTGATCACGGCGACTAATCGCGACCTGAAACAAGCCGTGAGCGCGGGCATATTCCGGCAGGATTTATTCTATCGGCTAAACGTCTTTCCGATCGAAATACCGCCGTTGCGTGAGCGCGCAGGTGACATTGCCTTGCTCGCCGAGTACATGATCAGTCGCTACGCCAAGCAGGCCGGAAAGAAATTCAGCGATATCACCAGCGGCACGCTCGAGGTATTCCAGAAGTACCAGTGGCCTGGAAATGTTCGCGAGCTTCAGAATGTAATCGAACGCGCCGTCATACTCTGCGACGGACCGACATTTTCGGTTGATCCGACCTGGCTCAGGTGGGCCCCGGCGGCGACCCTCAATTCTGCCCCGACGGGCCTGAGTGCCGCGCCCGAGAGTGAGAAGGAATGGATCGAGGCCGCCTTGGCGGAATGTCGTGGGCGAGTTTCGGGGCGTTCGGGTGCAGCAGCCAAACTCGGAATGCCGCGCCAGACGCTGGAGTCAAAAATCCTCCGACTCGGTATCAACAAGCACCGATTCCAGACCTGAGGAATCTCCATATTAAAACTGAGCGGGCAGTACTGCTGATTTGTCAGCAATTGTTCGGCAATTGCCGAAGACTCGAGGTACTTCGGCAGGAAACCCCACTTCGCACAAGCAAAATCGCCTCGGCCCGTTAATTGCTTCGTCGGTCGGCATTGACATTCAAGATCGAAACCGTTGCGGGCCCAAGCCGGCTGATCATCAGGCTGATCGGTCGGTTCGATGCCGATTCACTTCCAGAACTCGAGGCGCAAATCGCGTCGGTCCAGGGCAGCGTTGAGTTTGAAATGGAAGAAGTGATGTTGTTGGACGTCGAAGTGGTCAGGTTTCTAGTCGCGTGTGAGGCGCGAGGAATCCATCTTCGAGGCTGCTCGGCGTACATACGCGAGTGGATGCGTGGCCAACAGGACAGCGGCATTGATGAATAGCTCATACAAATCGAGCGTTAGTTGCAATTTGTCTGCTGAGAGCAGTTCGATAGGTGGTGGCAATGTCGTTACAAAATACTTCTTCCAGATACTCAGTAGTCTACCCCTCTGAGTCCGCACGGATTGTCGGCAACAACCGGAACTCGATTCCCGCAAAAGCCAAACAACTTGGCAGTTATGGCACCCTGCTCGATCGCCTGCGAAGCGGCAATCAGGATGCTTACGAAGATTTGGTGCGAACATATGGTGGCCGGCTATTGGCCACTGCGCGGCGTTATCTGCGATCGGAAGCAGACGCTTGCGATGCTGTCCAGGATGCGTTTCTATGCGCGTTTAAATCGATGGATAGCTTCAATGGTAATTCGCAACTATCAACCTGGCTCCATCGGATCGTGGTGAACTCTGCCCTTATGATCCTGCGTGCCAGGCGCCGCAAGGGCGAAATGGATAGCGTCGAGATCGGTGAACTTTTGCCGCGGTTCGATACCTCTGGCAACTGGATCGAGCAGAGGCTCCTTTCAATGCCGGTTGACCTGGCAGTTGAAGCTTCAGAAACCAGGGCCATCATCAGACAGTGCATCGATCTTTTGCCGGATAATTACAGGACCGTCTTGATTCTGCGCGACATCGACGAACTCGACACAGAGGAAGCCGCAGACTTGCTCAATCTTACACCCAGCAGTGTTAAAGTTCGGCTTCATCGCGCCCGTCAAGCCCTGAAGGTTCTATTGCAACGCTATCCAGACTTCCTGACTCCATAGATAAAACCTTTGCGACCGGGAGAAGGATTTTATTCCGCGGCGAACCAGCTTCGCGTCGCACTAATCACGCGGCTTCAACTCCCGACCGGCAGCGAGCCGATCGGGCTCGGCAGCTACTGAAGCGCGCCGGAGGCTACTAGTTCGGTGATGCGCGCTTCGTCATAGCCCAGGAGGCTCTGAAGTACATATTGATTATCGCGGCCGACGGCAGGAGCCTGTCGCGGAGTTCGCGCGGGAGTACGGGACAATTTGCAACGTGAACCTTCGACCACGGTTTTGCCCTGGATCGCGTGATCGA
This genomic window contains:
- a CDS encoding MEDS domain-containing protein; the protein is MSAVTEPIPFAGSTLNEYRHVCAFFSSGQEEYETLLPFVLDGFQRGERAFHVLRSEHREPHLERLRNVGVDTAAAQLQRQLGVAAVEDTYLRGGRFDPDAMLALIQEVLHEGRTLGFPLTRLVAHVADRILEDWSNAEEWIKYEARLNEVLPAFDDPVICTYDTNLITGTIAVDVLRTHPVAIVGGLLYQNPFFVSPQEILSQFKNSGSAYRRP
- a CDS encoding sigma-54-dependent Fis family transcriptional regulator: MEPSGFKADRLQDCINDLMALQALSAVWRGREIDGIGGTLLDALISVLRLDFVYARLTDAAAGSPLEMARFAQAREPILSPHALGQLLSDCLGDDCYEWPSQACRRIEGTDYTVATSRLGLSGEFGVIVAGCQRTDFPQATETLLLSVAANQAVVGLHEVRERTAQKRIADDLDRLVAERTAELATLVDSIPALVAVMTTQGDVEFMNRQMREYFGRTLEDLKEWTMDGAVHPDDREDAGAVWRRAIETGQSCKFDHRLRRPDGVYQWFQAAGLPLRGPDDRIIRWYVLLADIHERKIAEQRLRQDEVELRQITDAIPVIVHVLDADGTVLHVNRAASDYFGVAWENVPVTDHLTRFTHPEDLEKQDWPEAMARGLPFEHELRAIGTDGVFRWFLVRCNPLRDEQGRVIRWYATGTDIEDRKRAEERTRNENLALREEVTRSSMFEEIVGSAQPLRMVLAQVARVAPTHSTVLISGETGTGKELIARAIHKRSNRSTRPFISVNCGAIPQSLIASELFGHERGAFTGAMQRRAGRFEAADGGTIFLDEVGELPMEAQIALLRVLQEREFERIGGAETLKVDVRLITATNRDLKQAVSAGIFRQDLFYRLNVFPIEIPPLRERAGDIALLAEYMISRYAKQAGKKFSDITSGTLEVFQKYQWPGNVRELQNVIERAVILCDGPTFSVDPTWLRWAPAATLNSAPTGLSAAPESEKEWIEAALAECRGRVSGRSGAAAKLGMPRQTLESKILRLGINKHRFQT
- a CDS encoding sigma-70 family RNA polymerase sigma factor; this encodes MSLQNTSSRYSVVYPSESARIVGNNRNSIPAKAKQLGSYGTLLDRLRSGNQDAYEDLVRTYGGRLLATARRYLRSEADACDAVQDAFLCAFKSMDSFNGNSQLSTWLHRIVVNSALMILRARRRKGEMDSVEIGELLPRFDTSGNWIEQRLLSMPVDLAVEASETRAIIRQCIDLLPDNYRTVLILRDIDELDTEEAADLLNLTPSSVKVRLHRARQALKVLLQRYPDFLTP